A single window of Crassostrea angulata isolate pt1a10 chromosome 8, ASM2561291v2, whole genome shotgun sequence DNA harbors:
- the LOC128159024 gene encoding MAM and LDL-receptor class A domain-containing protein 1-like yields the protein MYFVGSLPIMVGVIELISGCIQFKFSREVSFFDNSQVIGTYPGSSEQGLFGVCGPRCDNDIRCNAIDICYEKFQCKLINGWTPPAPGNVSEGVCRQFQMQACPDGYFFDRKNLTCINYYYICNFESDPELTCFLSESLSDEFNWTTHKGSTSSTNTGPSSAYHGLHYKYIETSAIQLGQRAVLESSKTFQAKTYCLTMYYHMYGATINTLTIRTQKGNSAAINRWKMSGNQGNVWHYLSGVNLPLDSQTKIIIEATKGSSHTGDTAIDYVELRPFACP from the exons ATGTACTTCGTAGGAAGTTTGCCGATTATGGTCGGTGTTATTGAGTTAATCAGTGGCTGCATTCAGTTTAAATTTTCACGTGAGGTGTCTTTCTTTGACAATTCTCAAGTGATTGGCACATATCCAGGATCTTCCGAACAAGGACTTTTCGGCGTGTGTGGTCCAAGATGTGACAATGACATTCGATGTAACGCTATTGACATCTGTTATGAAAAATTTCAGTGCAAATTAATTAATGGTTGGACACCCCCTGCGCCGGGCAACGTCTCCGAAGGAGTGTGTAGACAATTCCAAATG cAAGCATGCCCAGATGGATACTTTTTTGACAGAAAAAATCTTACTTGCATCAATTACT ATTATATTTGCAACTTTGAGAGTGACCCAGAGTTGACATGTTTTCTTTCTGAAAGTCTGTCTGACGAATTTAACTGGACCACCCATAAG GGCTCGACTTCATCCACTAACACGGGTCCTTCCTCAGCTTACCATGGATTGcattataaatacattgaaacatCCGCAATTCAACTTGGACAAAGAGCAGTACTGGAGAGCTCAAAGACATTTCAAG CAAAAACCTACTGCCTGACGATGTACTACCACATGTATGGGGCCACCATAAACACTCTCACCATCAGAACTCAGAAAGGAAACAGCGCCGCCATAAACCGCTGGAAAATGTCTGGTAACCAAGGTAACGTCTGGCACTATCTCTCTGGAGTCAACCTTCCTTTGGACTCACAAACAAAA ATCATCATTGAGGCTACCAAAGGTTCCAGCCACACTGGAGATACTGCGATCGATTACGTTGAGCTCCGGCCATTTGCATGTCCGTAG